Below is a genomic region from Streptomyces roseoviridis.
ACGCGGGAGGGCGCTGGAGCGTGGGAGGCCCGCTCAGTCGTCGAACCACACAACAAGGCGCACGTTGTCGTCACCGTGCTGTGCCGCGAGTTCTTTCATGGCTTTCCAGACGGGTTGCCACTCGCCGCTTTCGGTGACGGCATCTCTGCGGCGGATGGTGACGGATCTGTAGAGCGTGTCCCCGACGAGCCACTCACTTCCTTCGGGCCACTCCCGAACCTCACCGGCTTCGAGACCGACAGCCGCGGCGACTAAGAGCTGTCCCGTAAGTGGTTCTGTGGTCGGTGGGCCTCAGAGGAAGGCCAGCGGGACGTCCTTCTCGATGCAGAGCCGCAGGATGCCCGCCAGCTGGCGGGCATCCTCGATGTGCTGCTGGTGGAGCTGATCGCCGCTCTCCCGTGCCCACTGGTCGGTGATCGCCTCCAGCCGGACCAGGACCGACGCGCACTCGGTAGGTGAGGGGTCCTCACCGCCGGCATCCGGATGATCGAGGAGTGGCGCCAGAGCGGTGGACACCTCGCTCCACGGGCGCTCGCCGCCGAAGCCCCGCATCTCGGAGAGGGCGAACCCCTCGGCCTCGGCCAGACGCCGCCGGAACACGGCAAAGCCGCTGTAGGACCAAGCGACATCCGGACTGTTGTTGTCTCCGTCGCCCGGGAAAAGAACCAGCCCCATGTGCCCTCCCCGCTTGCCGAATACACAGGATCAAGGACATGGGGCAACCTCGGCAACTGAGATGATCTTGTTGTGTCTTGTGTGATCACGGCGTCGGAACCGTCCTGGATAGCCCCGTTCACCGGGCTGAGCCCAAGGCAGTTCGGGAAGCTGGTGACGGTGCTGCGTCGCGCAGGTGCGGACACAGCCCGCAAGGGCCGGCCGTGGAGCCTTCCACTGGAAGACCGGACCTTGCTGGTCACCGCGTACTGGCGCACGAACCTCACCATGCGCCAGCTCGCCCCGCTGTTCGGGGTGTCGAAGTCGGCGGCGGACCGCATCATCGACCACCTTGGACCGATGCTCGCGCTCCGGCCACGCAAGCGGTTCTCCAAGGACACCGTGCTCATCGTGGACGGCACCCTGGTCCCCACCCGCGACCACACGATCGCCGAGCGGTCGAAGAACTACCGGTACTCGACCAACCACCAGGTCGTCATCGACGCCGGCACCCGCTTGGTCGTCGTGGTCGGTCGGCCGCTTGCCGGGAACCGCAACGACTGCAAGGCGTGGGAGGAATCCGGCGCCAAGGCCGCCGTCGGCAAGACGCTCACCATCGCCGACGGCGGCTACCCAGGCACCGGACTCGTCATGCCCCACCGCCGACGCGCGGGCGAAGACCTACCTGAGTGGAAGCAGGCGCACAACAAGTCCCACAAGCAGGTCCGCGCACGCGTCGAGCACGTCTTCGCCCGCATGAAGACCTGGAAGATCCTCCGCGACTGCCGCCTCAAAGGCGACGGTGTCCACCACGCGATGCTCGGCATCGCCCGGATGCACAACCTCGTCCTCGCGGGGTAGACCGGCGGTCACACCGCGACTGATCCTGCCCAGGAGGATCCGGAGATCATTTACGGGACAGCTTTTAGGCCACTCCAGAAGGCCTTGCCCGTCATTCGGAGCCCGTTCGGCGTCTGGCGGTATTGGTGCAGCCGGCTGTCGGGCTTCTCTGCGGGCTCGTCCCAGTCGACGGCCTTCACCTCGGCCCACGTGATCCACGTGGTGCCGTGAAAGCCGTCCTTGCCGTACCACTCGGTCAGCTGTGCGAATCGCGCGCTCACAGTGGCCGAGGCGTCGGCGGGAAAACCTCGGCCTGCGGCCACGGGGCGGAAGTTCGCGTGGTTGCGGACCCCGAAGAGAAACCCGAACGCGTCGTAGTTACGGACGTCGTTGAGAGACCTGAGGTCGTGTGCGCAGTACCAGATCGGCTCCTGATCGTCCTGCGGCGCCCGGTACTCGAGGAAGCCGCTCATGTCTGTACCCATGCCTGGCATTCTCTCGATGCCGTCAAATGGTTTCGTCCGCACCGGACCGATCACCTAAGAGGTCATCTCATTTGGCTAGCCGGTAGGGTGCGGGCTCGTGGTGGGGATTGTTGAGCGGCTGGTGCCGGACGAGTTGTGGGAACTGTTCCAGCGAGTGGTGCCGGAGGCTCCATCGCGCCCTCAGGGCGGCGGCCGGCGCCGGCATGGGGACCGGGAGGTGTTGGCCGCGATCGTCTTTGTGGCGACTTCGGGCTGCACGTGGCAGCAGTTGCCGTCCGCGTCGTTCGGGCCGTCGGGAGCGACAGCCCACCGACGCTTCTCTGAGTGGACGAAGGCCAGAGTGTGGGCCAAGCTCTACCGCCTGGTCCTCACGATCTCGGCTCGCGAGGCGAGCTGGACTGGTCTCGCTGCGCGATCGACTCGGTGAACATGCGGGCCATGAAAAGGGGGACCTGACAGGTCCGAATCCTGTCGATCGGGGCAAGTACGGCTCGAAGATCCACCTGGTCACCGAGCGGACCGGTCTGCCCCTTTCTGTCGGAATCTCGGCAGCCAACCTGCACGACAGCCAGGCCCTGATCCCAATGGTCAAGGGCATACCGCCGATCCGCTCCCGCCGCGGGCCCCGGCGGCGCAGGCCGGGCAAGCTTCACGCCGACAAGGGATATGACTACTCTCACCTGCGGCGATGGTTACGCGGACGTGGTATCACCCACCGCATCGCCCGCAGGGGCGTCGAGTCCTCGCAGCGGCTGGGCCGTCATCGCTGGACCGTCGAACGCACCATGGCCTGGCTCGCCGGCTGCCGCCGGCTCCACCGACGCTACGAACGCAAAGCCGATCACTTCCTTGCCTTCACCACCATCGCCTGCGTCCTCATCTGCTACCGCCGGCGCGCTTGCTGATGTGGTCCCGCAGCAGCTGTATGGCCAGGTCATGATCGTAGGAAGTGGCCAGGTCCAGGGGAGTGTGACCGTCTGGATCAGCGAGTTCAGGATCCGCGCCGAACGCCAGCAGCACGGCAGTGGTGTGCACCGTCAACGGCTGGCCGCTCTGCAGGGCGCCATCCCCCTCGGTGTCGATCGCGTGCGTCAGCAGCGTCATGTTGCTGAAGACCTCATCGGGGTCGGCGCCGTGGGCGAGCAGGCGGGCCAGGGTTTCCGCATCCTCGTGCTCGACCGCAAAGTGGGCTGGTGTCCAGTAGTCGCTCATCGGGGCATTCAACAGCGACCGCGACGCTCCTACCAGCAATATTCCCCACTGGGGGCAACCAAATGAGATGTCCTCTAAGGGCTGTCCCGCAAACGAGTCTGGTGCCGCTCTGGAACACGTGGTCCACTGAGCGATCGAGGTGGGGTTTCAGTGGCCACCTGGTCTCGTCTGCCCTGAGCTGACCAGCTGGATTACACCTGCCTCAGTAGCCCACACCGGCTTCGATAGTCTGCGCTAGTGGCTGACGCTTCACTGAGATTCATGATCGATGCCGATCACGGGCAGTTCTACGTCCAAGACCTTGATCCCTATGACGCGTGGATCGCCGAGCACGCTATGGACCGGGACCTGGCACCCGCCGGCTGGACGGACGAAGCGGTCTACGTCCACCGCATAGGTGTGGAACCGCACTCGATCTCTGTCGGCACGGCTCGGGACGACATGGTCGAGTCGCTCATCACTGTTCACGCGTCCGCGCCCACGACGGACCCGGCGGCCGAGCACATCGTGGAGACCGACCTTGACGCCCCCACGGGTCAGCTCACCATGTCCAGCCCCGGGACCGATCCTGTCGACGGGCCGAGCCTGGCTGTTCCCGCTGGATTGCTCCGTGCTCGCGTCTCCTACATCCCGGCCGAACCACCACCGGTCGACCCTGGTGGCGGTCCTGGTGACCACTTCCTGTACCAGGTGGATCTCTGGCCCTCCGACCGGACGTACGGACTCGTCATCGTCAAGCAGGGGCCGGAAATCTGGGCAGGGTAGGTCCTCCTCATCTACCGCGCGCCTGCCGGCTGAGTGCGAGGTTGTGCAGGCGGGCGATGCCTCTCATCGCGTGATGGGCGCCGTCGCCCTTCAACCGGCAGTCTCGCAGGATCTTCCAGGTCTTCATGCGGGCGAAGGCGTGCTCGACACGGGCGCGGACCTGGCGGTGGGAAGCGTTGTGCTCTTCCTTCCAGGCCGGCAGTTCGCTCTGCCCGTCCTCGCGGCGGTGCGGGATGACCAGGCCGGTGCCCCCGTAGCCGCCGTCGGCGATCACGGTGGCGTTGCCGACGGCGTTCTTGGCGCCGGACAGTGCCCATGCCTTGCAGTCGTTGCGGTTGCCGGGCAACGGCCGGCCGACCACGACAACGCGCCGTGTGTCGGCATCGATGACGACCTGGTGGTTGGTGGAGTACCGGTAGTTCTTCGATCGCTCGGCCACCGTATGGTCGCGAGTGGGGACCAAGGTGCCGTCCACGATGAGGACGGTGCTCTTGCGGAATCGCCTGCGCGGCTTGAGCGCGAGCAGAGGGCCGAGGTGGCTGACGATGCGGTTGGCCGCGGACTTCGAGACGCCGAACAGCGGGGCGAGTTGCCGCAACGTCAAGTTGGTACGCCAGTAGGCCGTGACCAGCAGAACCCGATCCTCCAGCGGCAGGCTCCACGGCCGGCCTCTGCGAACCGCGTCAGCCCCCTCGTGCCGCAGTTGTGCCACCAACGTGCCGAAACAGCGGGGGCTCAACTCGGTGAACGGGGCTATCCAGGACGGCTGCGACGCCGTGATCACACTAGCCACGGCGGGAGCCTCACACGGTTCTCGCCGTGGCTGGTGCGTTAATCACTTGCTGGACAGGCGGAGGTCGCCGGACCAGGTTTCACATCGGACACGGCCGGAGTCGAAGGTGATCTCCAGGGCGATCCGCCCACTGTCCGGGATGCTCTCTTCGCTGACTGCCAGCACCGTCTCGCCGAGGTGATCTGCGAATGGGGTCTCGCCGCTGACAGGCGCCACCTCGACGCGGCCTGACTCCGCCATGTCGTACCCCGCGAAGGGGGGCCGATGTCTCCACGATCAGGCACCAATCCGAACCGGTCGTGATGCGCGTGGAGACTGCTTCGCTGTCGATCAGCCACACGTCCAGTGGGCCGGACGGAGCCTCTGAGTCGTACAGGTGCCACGAGGCGGCTACTTGCTCAAGACGGCGTCCCACCAGGAGGTCAGGACGCACACCGACCCCGTGCAACGGGCACTCGCTCACTACCTTCGACTCCACGCGTCGACCGTACTGTCAGGCGAACCCCCAGCTCACGTCCTTATACGGGACATCCCTTAGGCATACGTGAGCTGCCTGCCAGGGGGTTCTGTGGTGGGAACAGCGCCCAGACGGCCTTCCGTAGCAGTATGGACCGCAGCTCTGACCGTGGTCCGGTGTAGACGGTGTTGCCGTTGCTGCCGCATTCGTGTGGACGGGACTTGCCTGGGTAGGAGGGGCCGCTGTCGTGCAGCCGCTCGGTGTGTCCTCTGCAATGGTGGAGGATGCGCCCGAGCAGCGGTGGGCTTCTCCTGACGGGGCGTCCCGTCGTTCCTCCGCCGGTGATACCTCGGCCGAGGCCAGCGGTGGTCGGCGAGGTCACAAGCCTGCGTCTGGGGAGCCTTTCCGATGAGGGACCTGCAGCGTCGCCCCTCAGTTGGACGACAAGAAGGAGCTTTTGTGAGGATTAAGGATATTGTCTACCGGGTCTTCATGGATTGCACCTCGGAGTATTTCTCGATGTCGCCCATCGGTTTCACTCCGGCACCGGCTCTGTATAACCCTGCCCGTGCTGCGGCACGGCAGGAACTGGAAGGTCGCCTCGGGTCGGTTTGGGACGACGGCTATCGGGACTTCCTCTCGATCACTGATGGTATGAGCGGACTACAGTTGGTGTTCCTGGGGGTTAAGGATTGGTCTCCGGGGGATTGGCTGAAGCTGCTTTGGGGCTCTTGAAGGACTTCCGTGATATCGGTCTTCTGGATGATGCGGGGATCGATGCGAGCGTGAGGTTGATGCCCGTGGCGCTGAATGAGGACACTAGTGTCGCCGTTTTTATGGGCAACATGAGCCCCACCGTGCACTTCTGGTGGATCGGAGAAGGGGATGGCTACTTCTTCGAGAACTTTTGCCGATGTCCTT
It encodes:
- a CDS encoding transposase; amino-acid sequence: MSCVITASEPSWIAPFTGLSPRQFGKLVTVLRRAGADTARKGRPWSLPLEDRTLLVTAYWRTNLTMRQLAPLFGVSKSAADRIIDHLGPMLALRPRKRFSKDTVLIVDGTLVPTRDHTIAERSKNYRYSTNHQVVIDAGTRLVVVVGRPLAGNRNDCKAWEESGAKAAVGKTLTIADGGYPGTGLVMPHRRRAGEDLPEWKQAHNKSHKQVRARVEHVFARMKTWKILRDCRLKGDGVHHAMLGIARMHNLVLAG
- a CDS encoding ankyrin repeat domain-containing protein encodes the protein MSDYWTPAHFAVEHEDAETLARLLAHGADPDEVFSNMTLLTHAIDTEGDGALQSGQPLTVHTTAVLLAFGADPELADPDGHTPLDLATSYDHDLAIQLLRDHISKRAGGSR
- a CDS encoding transposase, producing MASVITASQPSWIAPFTELSPRCFGTLVAQLRHEGADAVRRGRPWSLPLEDRVLLVTAYWRTNLTLRQLAPLFGVSKSAANRIVSHLGPLLALKPRRRFRKSTVLIVDGTLVPTRDHTVAERSKNYRYSTNHQVVIDADTRRVVVVGRPLPGNRNDCKAWALSGAKNAVGNATVIADGGYGGTGLVIPHRREDGQSELPAWKEEHNASHRQVRARVEHAFARMKTWKILRDCRLKGDGAHHAMRGIARLHNLALSRQARGR